A region of Tunicatimonas pelagia DNA encodes the following proteins:
- a CDS encoding DUF5712 family protein → MHIKIINPSRDGRKVYDNTGSVVMLVEYLQHESKEEESEDTDIFFNQQNDKISAKEVRDAINGNTKGVRTDQEKFLSIVVSPSENELAHIQNDDAALRKYVRQVMNNYAETFRLKDGKKLSSNDLVWYATIHEDRDVKNIDLNNLSFLSKAEQVRVGQLHDSEDQNDRKEIERIFQRAVKRELGKLDQTVFSVGDKKPGLNKHVHIIVSRRDRDQRYMLNPRTKKARFHIRGFQERSARHFQSMFGYSRDTIEPGFYKERSERDHSYFREKIAKAVEHINLHTGNEKIDPQRLQDIGEKCNYSRAFFVNLTKLKYRFAQGDFTHDPYFYAERGRDQKASEYFRTLDQQYLSDKNIGYQTKFLSSSQLGTTSGAKKLLSKIGGVSTGPGLIKETLLLDEERKRLKKYHERGQGSDRTELS, encoded by the coding sequence ATGCACATCAAAATCATCAATCCTTCTAGGGACGGTCGTAAAGTTTACGACAATACTGGTTCAGTAGTCATGCTTGTTGAGTATCTTCAACACGAGTCTAAAGAGGAAGAAAGCGAGGATACTGACATTTTTTTCAATCAGCAAAATGATAAAATTTCTGCGAAGGAAGTGCGCGATGCCATTAACGGAAATACGAAAGGGGTTCGCACTGACCAGGAGAAGTTCTTAAGTATTGTGGTTAGTCCAAGCGAAAATGAACTCGCTCATATACAAAATGACGACGCAGCACTAAGGAAATATGTACGCCAGGTGATGAACAACTATGCTGAGACCTTTCGGTTAAAAGATGGAAAGAAACTGTCATCCAATGACTTGGTATGGTATGCTACCATTCATGAAGATCGAGATGTGAAAAACATTGACTTGAATAATTTAAGTTTCTTAAGCAAAGCCGAACAGGTGCGGGTAGGGCAGTTGCATGACAGCGAAGATCAGAATGACCGGAAAGAAATAGAACGAATATTTCAACGAGCTGTCAAACGTGAGTTAGGTAAACTCGATCAGACTGTCTTCAGCGTGGGGGATAAGAAGCCAGGTCTTAATAAGCATGTGCATATCATAGTAAGTAGAAGAGATCGCGATCAGCGATACATGCTTAATCCCAGAACTAAGAAAGCGAGGTTTCACATAAGGGGTTTTCAAGAACGCAGTGCTCGGCACTTCCAAAGTATGTTTGGTTACAGTAGGGATACTATTGAACCTGGTTTTTATAAGGAGCGTAGTGAACGAGATCATTCGTATTTTAGAGAGAAAATAGCCAAAGCAGTGGAACATATTAACCTCCATACCGGTAATGAGAAAATTGACCCACAACGACTACAGGACATTGGGGAAAAGTGCAACTACAGTAGGGCCTTCTTTGTGAACCTGACTAAACTGAAGTATCGCTTCGCTCAAGGAGATTTTACCCATGATCCTTACTTCTATGCAGAACGAGGAAGAGACCAAAAAGCATCAGAATATTTTCGTACATTAGACCAGCAATACCTTTCTGATAAGAACATAGGGTACCAGACAAAATTCCTATCAAGCTCCCAACTGGGAACAACCTCAGGAGCTAAAAAGCTGCTTAGCAAAATTGGGGGTGTAAGTACTGGCCCTGGCCTGATCAAGGAAACGTTATTACTCGATGAAGAGCGAAAAAGACTGAAAAAATATCACGAGCGTGGCCAAGGCAGCGATCGTACTGAACTTTCTTAG
- a CDS encoding BfmA/BtgA family mobilization protein, with protein MTKRKPLQINSALHAKYGAEAKNHRMTLKKYAEASMGFFANRGINPLEYSPGQSFDLLQVMKKSTDRIISYIVHQEQTLLSDLTEEVIRNRLYQDALLILLLEVAVEPNQREERMREISTYVEQKIKEAKA; from the coding sequence ATGACAAAGCGAAAACCGCTACAGATAAATAGTGCCCTGCACGCAAAGTATGGCGCAGAGGCAAAAAATCATCGGATGACATTGAAGAAATACGCTGAGGCGAGTATGGGGTTCTTTGCGAACCGGGGTATAAATCCATTAGAATACAGTCCAGGACAGTCGTTTGACCTGCTCCAGGTCATGAAAAAAAGCACGGATAGGATCATAAGTTACATCGTTCATCAGGAGCAAACCTTACTTTCAGACTTGACCGAGGAGGTCATTCGCAACCGTTTGTATCAGGATGCATTGCTAATTTTGCTATTAGAAGTCGCGGTAGAACCCAACCAACGAGAAGAGCGTATGCGGGAAATAAGTACTTACGTAGAGCAGAAAATCAAAGAGGCAAAGGCGTAA
- a CDS encoding ParA family protein yields MKVLSISNKKGGAGKTVVSALLAVTLSRDYNKKVLMLDVDEQQTLTDVRRQDQDYCAEFPYELIAKPFRVLVETANGVEIKKDSNGDEVNPAADFIEDLKENPQYDVVLVDMPGRTDDENILDVITVLDGILVPIVTDQNDKLSSAKFLESVHKIKEYYKQQGVDFTTYGFQNMLDGRREEQELEQFCRSINLNLFDTGLRDMVIYSRYNTYDSYLAKGSKIMGDYVPRTIKDELKSFTEEFIEKFNI; encoded by the coding sequence ATGAAAGTATTATCAATATCTAACAAGAAGGGGGGGGCTGGCAAAACCGTGGTCTCAGCATTATTGGCAGTAACTCTCTCTAGGGACTACAATAAAAAAGTACTAATGCTCGATGTTGATGAGCAGCAGACACTTACCGATGTGCGAAGACAAGATCAAGATTATTGTGCAGAATTCCCGTATGAACTAATCGCTAAACCATTTAGAGTATTAGTAGAAACAGCTAATGGAGTTGAGATAAAAAAAGATAGCAACGGAGATGAGGTTAATCCAGCAGCGGACTTCATAGAGGATTTGAAGGAAAACCCACAGTACGATGTGGTACTGGTAGATATGCCGGGAAGAACAGATGATGAAAATATACTTGACGTAATCACAGTATTGGATGGAATACTGGTACCTATTGTAACTGATCAAAATGACAAACTATCCTCAGCTAAATTCTTAGAGAGCGTCCATAAGATTAAAGAATATTATAAACAGCAGGGAGTGGATTTCACTACTTATGGATTTCAAAATATGCTTGACGGTAGGAGAGAAGAACAGGAGTTAGAACAATTCTGTAGATCGATCAACCTCAATTTATTTGATACTGGTCTAAGGGATATGGTAATCTATAGCCGATACAATACGTACGATAGTTATCTAGCGAAAGGAAGTAAAATAATGGGCGATTATGTACCCCGTACAATAAAGGATGAGCTGAAGAGCTTCACTGAGGAATTTATTGAGAAATTTAACATTTGA
- a CDS encoding toprim domain-containing protein produces the protein MNDNRLKDELKDYRQRIDITEYLTHQGYEVDKDRDSRKHRAYSHPTTGDKVYVPINKEYRNPSYYVSLYDPNDKGTVVDFVMSRQRTDLDGARQALKMYLGDVSRNESAPESTKREKQSSQDDEAKKRRQMFIVAKIVEGESGANEPFLENKLLGHDIRNHTAFHNEIKLNDAPDARFVAFPLKDDTGKVAGVAMKSPHKVRFLGNRDGLWVSSPTRPDTPVDRIVITEDPVDAMSHYQLHGKETNDNLVYLSPAGNPSNKQLEIANHFVLASGARSVTLANDDDVAGRRYDQLYKEALQSTNVPIHTDKSSFKDWNADLFAQRLFHSRLNDPTYQHPEQASLKDKIPAPDSVNEIVRDRDKTKYPELSNNPNLNRYYVTRQVDGKSVEFSLAEVAYVNRDRKFGKAIGTDIDEAFVAEQSSKSKQVAVSVDNDVKRLSLGSHQPSKDHQMSETLNKIKSGQEAIQDVDTHLQRATEMKPEARQSSANTNDMSDSRYRSLKEQYNHKLDGLVVSNSQHPDSQRINQQLSYYKKYPHLQENDVQKFVEAENVVKGNQLDKGKSYGNQKEQGL, from the coding sequence ATGAACGATAATAGGCTTAAGGACGAGTTAAAGGACTATAGACAACGTATTGACATCACTGAATACCTTACACATCAAGGATATGAAGTCGATAAGGATCGGGACTCTAGGAAGCATAGGGCCTACTCACACCCGACTACAGGTGATAAAGTATATGTTCCAATTAACAAAGAATATAGAAATCCTAGTTATTACGTAAGCCTATACGATCCCAACGATAAGGGCACGGTGGTAGATTTTGTCATGAGTCGGCAGCGAACAGATCTTGATGGGGCTCGTCAAGCCTTAAAAATGTATCTGGGCGATGTGTCGAGGAATGAGTCGGCCCCAGAATCAACTAAAAGGGAAAAACAGTCTAGCCAGGATGATGAGGCCAAGAAACGGCGTCAAATGTTCATTGTCGCTAAGATTGTTGAAGGGGAAAGTGGGGCTAATGAACCGTTTCTTGAAAACAAGTTGCTAGGTCATGATATTCGGAATCATACTGCATTCCATAATGAAATCAAGCTAAATGACGCGCCGGATGCTCGTTTTGTGGCGTTTCCTCTAAAGGACGATACTGGAAAGGTCGCCGGCGTGGCCATGAAGAGTCCGCATAAGGTACGTTTTTTAGGTAACCGGGATGGACTTTGGGTATCCTCCCCTACCCGACCCGATACACCAGTTGATAGAATTGTTATTACCGAGGATCCGGTAGATGCGATGAGTCATTACCAACTTCATGGGAAAGAAACCAACGATAATCTAGTATACTTAAGCCCAGCTGGTAATCCCTCGAACAAACAATTAGAAATCGCGAATCATTTTGTATTGGCTTCTGGAGCGCGGTCAGTTACCTTGGCTAATGACGATGATGTAGCAGGCCGACGTTATGACCAGCTCTACAAGGAAGCTTTACAAAGCACCAATGTCCCAATTCACACTGACAAGTCCAGTTTCAAAGATTGGAATGCAGATCTATTTGCCCAGCGATTGTTCCATTCTAGATTGAACGATCCTACTTATCAGCATCCTGAACAGGCATCTTTGAAAGATAAAATCCCTGCACCTGATTCAGTAAATGAAATTGTACGAGATCGTGACAAAACGAAATATCCTGAACTTTCCAATAACCCAAATCTTAACCGTTACTACGTAACTCGTCAGGTTGATGGTAAATCAGTTGAATTTTCACTAGCAGAGGTTGCCTATGTCAACCGCGATCGGAAATTTGGTAAAGCTATTGGGACGGATATTGACGAAGCATTCGTTGCCGAGCAATCATCCAAGTCTAAGCAAGTTGCTGTAAGTGTAGACAATGACGTAAAGCGCTTATCACTCGGTTCCCATCAACCTTCTAAAGATCATCAGATGTCTGAAACTTTGAATAAAATTAAATCGGGGCAAGAAGCAATACAAGACGTTGATACCCACCTTCAACGGGCTACTGAAATGAAACCAGAAGCTCGTCAATCTTCCGCCAATACTAATGACATGTCTGATAGCCGGTATCGCTCACTGAAAGAGCAATACAATCATAAACTCGATGGATTAGTAGTTTCTAATTCGCAACACCCAGATAGTCAACGAATTAATCAGCAATTAAGCTATTACAAAAAATATCCTCATCTACAGGAAAATGATGTACAGAAGTTTGTCGAGGCAGAGAACGTAGTTAAAGGAAATCAACTCGATAAAGGTAAATCATATGGCAACCAAAAAGAACAAGGGCTTTAG
- a CDS encoding TraM recognition domain-containing protein produces MINLMRKLRKQERSLTDAFPVIAIENDKVVFRDGRISIGFEIHGAEMETWSPADYGSFNNQLVQQLGNFPDETTIQKTDIFYHKDFVGDTDSREFFEMKLNKHFSDHIVLHHRSYLFLTFPTEGSQWRSAVHPLNTLMVATKSMMGTNIFRNIERSLGSTEGLGTEFMRGIDGKGGVTLRRLLGNDLLKLYNDYFTLDFNDDPEGYSCAITANRDGVQVGEKRLNIVTMQNRGAFIDDAVVNSHGVTSAYTYMLGNYLQIPHITTTTLRLDNTEKGLKKLDNNNFFNKTVGRLKTQDNDISGETIEAFTAMVRRENQRLASVSVNLMIYDADPHIRQKYLEDAKREIRGIAGSQCIVEASDTLALYFANAPGNAFNNYRWMLMSDMMGSKYFNFTTNTRSAQKGDLICDRFGNPIRVNFFNTKLSNQNAIIVGETGGGKSYTNGFFMIQRKERKARQVIIDKGGTYRNMMQMLNGDTFEQTYFEYDPAKPMSFAPFRANKTTEGIYEVDHHKIKMIMGLLVTIWKGAKNIDAIEEVEKSILLDIIERYYKHAGEHDITASFSTFYEYCQSLLQAEENNTNVANWFKYFDMQAFLLVTRKYYDGNLKDLLNAEVHQDLSSHDLICFDLANVQDDEMIYPVVTQLIIQLVLDQLKDFPDDEKFIYIDEAWSMLEGTLGDFMQGMYRTIRKLNGSIWIITQNIDDIIKSRHARAILANAATKVVLRHTDNSLAHDVADALGFTDHGRDLLFSLRDGGYFRDICIKMGEQTRVYALESPPHQDAVLSSKPEERNEFVRLLKKYGSQALALEEFVEKKLSA; encoded by the coding sequence ATGATCAACCTGATGAGGAAGCTTCGTAAACAAGAACGGAGTCTAACTGATGCTTTCCCAGTGATAGCCATAGAAAATGATAAAGTTGTATTTCGAGATGGCCGGATCAGTATAGGTTTTGAAATTCATGGTGCCGAAATGGAAACTTGGTCTCCCGCTGATTACGGATCATTCAATAACCAGCTGGTACAGCAGTTAGGGAACTTCCCTGATGAAACCACTATCCAAAAGACAGATATATTTTATCATAAAGATTTTGTCGGAGATACTGATAGCAGAGAATTCTTTGAAATGAAGTTAAATAAGCACTTCTCTGACCATATAGTGCTTCATCATCGCAGCTATCTTTTTCTTACATTCCCTACCGAGGGCAGTCAGTGGCGGTCCGCAGTACATCCGTTAAACACGCTTATGGTCGCTACCAAAAGCATGATGGGTACGAACATTTTCCGGAATATTGAACGTTCTCTAGGATCTACTGAAGGGCTGGGTACCGAGTTTATGCGTGGTATTGATGGTAAGGGTGGAGTAACGCTAAGACGACTGTTGGGTAATGATTTACTCAAGTTGTATAACGACTATTTTACCCTTGATTTCAACGATGATCCGGAAGGGTACTCATGTGCTATTACGGCGAACCGTGATGGTGTGCAAGTAGGAGAAAAGCGATTGAATATCGTGACAATGCAAAACCGGGGAGCATTTATTGATGATGCCGTAGTGAATAGTCACGGAGTTACCTCAGCGTATACGTATATGTTGGGCAATTATCTTCAAATACCGCATATTACTACCACGACGTTGCGATTGGATAACACCGAAAAAGGATTAAAGAAACTGGATAATAATAACTTTTTCAACAAGACAGTAGGTAGGCTAAAAACCCAGGACAATGATATTAGTGGTGAAACCATTGAAGCTTTTACAGCGATGGTTCGTCGAGAAAATCAACGTCTTGCTTCTGTATCGGTAAATTTAATGATCTATGATGCCGATCCTCACATACGCCAAAAATATTTAGAAGATGCAAAGCGAGAGATCAGGGGAATCGCTGGCTCTCAATGTATCGTTGAAGCCTCCGATACCCTGGCCCTTTATTTTGCCAATGCCCCCGGAAACGCCTTCAATAATTATCGCTGGATGTTGATGAGTGATATGATGGGGAGTAAGTACTTTAATTTCACTACAAACACGCGTAGTGCTCAAAAAGGTGATCTGATATGTGACCGCTTTGGTAATCCTATCCGCGTAAACTTTTTCAATACGAAGTTGAGTAATCAAAATGCCATCATCGTAGGGGAGACCGGTGGCGGTAAGAGCTATACCAACGGCTTCTTTATGATTCAACGAAAAGAGCGAAAAGCACGGCAAGTGATTATTGACAAGGGGGGGACGTATCGCAATATGATGCAGATGCTCAATGGGGATACCTTCGAGCAGACGTATTTTGAGTATGATCCGGCCAAACCCATGTCTTTTGCTCCCTTTCGGGCGAACAAGACTACCGAAGGCATTTATGAGGTAGATCATCACAAGATTAAGATGATTATGGGACTACTCGTAACGATATGGAAAGGGGCTAAAAATATAGACGCTATTGAAGAAGTAGAAAAGAGTATCCTTCTGGATATTATTGAGCGTTATTACAAACACGCGGGTGAGCATGATATTACTGCTAGTTTTAGTACGTTCTATGAGTACTGTCAAAGCCTATTGCAAGCTGAGGAGAATAATACAAACGTAGCGAATTGGTTTAAGTACTTTGACATGCAGGCTTTTCTTCTAGTGACAAGAAAGTACTACGATGGGAACTTAAAAGACTTGCTCAATGCGGAGGTTCACCAGGACCTAAGCAGTCATGATCTTATTTGTTTCGATCTGGCCAATGTTCAGGACGACGAGATGATTTATCCAGTGGTCACTCAACTCATTATTCAACTGGTACTGGACCAGCTAAAAGATTTTCCTGATGATGAAAAATTCATTTATATAGATGAGGCCTGGTCTATGCTAGAAGGTACGCTGGGAGATTTTATGCAAGGAATGTACCGAACAATCCGTAAATTGAATGGATCAATTTGGATCATAACCCAGAACATCGATGATATCATCAAATCACGACATGCTCGGGCGATCTTGGCCAATGCTGCAACGAAGGTTGTACTAAGACACACTGACAATAGCTTAGCCCACGACGTGGCCGATGCCTTAGGCTTTACCGATCACGGGCGAGACCTATTATTCTCGCTTCGTGACGGTGGATACTTTCGGGACATCTGCATAAAGATGGGTGAACAAACACGCGTATACGCTTTGGAATCCCCCCCTCATCAGGACGCTGTACTTTCCTCGAAACCTGAAGAGCGAAACGAGTTTGTCCGCTTACTTAAAAAGTACGGAAGTCAAGCTCTAGCCCTGGAAGAATTTGTTGAGAAAAAACTATCAGCCTAA
- a CDS encoding DUF4138 domain-containing protein — MKLLFNIALVMMVISVSKNAMATDTIYVNSDQHAYLVFDEEVSLLDLGGEREYGMEIPENVVLVRGFAARAEKNAVYLTARSDTATETSIFVQAGKKAYVGVVCFRDVTTKLLYDQRDRTLNKAASYDRENYVPEVDISLIEERLYQLDQQKREILDVGVSNNKVDWSLTNLRVDNSAIYLKLRLENQSALVYRIESISVENAEFYRKRLLSKKKVNKVPVEPLVEGSIVDVRPYDQHDYYLAIPVYAVGDQGAVMVTIRETSGIRSLQLEIPPQLMANANLF, encoded by the coding sequence ATGAAATTATTATTCAATATCGCCTTAGTAATGATGGTTATCAGTGTGTCAAAGAACGCAATGGCAACCGATACCATTTATGTTAATAGTGACCAGCATGCCTACCTGGTATTCGATGAAGAAGTTTCCCTACTAGATTTAGGAGGAGAACGTGAATATGGTATGGAAATTCCTGAAAATGTAGTTTTAGTGCGAGGGTTTGCAGCTCGCGCTGAGAAAAATGCAGTGTATCTTACAGCCCGATCCGACACAGCTACGGAAACAAGCATTTTTGTACAGGCAGGCAAAAAAGCGTATGTGGGGGTGGTGTGTTTCCGGGACGTGACTACGAAACTGCTATACGATCAACGGGACAGAACGCTCAATAAAGCAGCATCCTACGATCGGGAGAACTACGTACCCGAAGTGGATATTTCATTAATTGAAGAGCGGTTGTATCAGTTAGATCAACAGAAACGAGAAATTTTAGATGTTGGGGTATCTAATAACAAAGTGGATTGGTCACTCACGAACTTGCGCGTAGATAATTCAGCCATTTACCTTAAGCTTCGTTTGGAAAATCAATCTGCTTTAGTGTATCGGATTGAAAGCATCAGTGTAGAAAATGCCGAATTTTACCGAAAACGGTTGCTCAGCAAGAAGAAAGTAAATAAGGTACCCGTGGAACCATTGGTAGAAGGTAGTATTGTAGATGTCCGGCCGTACGATCAACACGATTACTACTTAGCGATTCCTGTCTATGCGGTTGGTGATCAGGGAGCGGTAATGGTGACCATTCGGGAGACCTCAGGTATCCGCTCCCTGCAACTTGAAATTCCGCCTCAGCTAATGGCTAACGCAAACCTTTTTTAG
- the traM gene encoding conjugative transposon protein TraM — protein MDRVEQVEHPERFQQGKPPLWKRAQTFVVNNIFWIPIVGIVVGVVGFYMLYGYYSGKTVRLNVDLGDYVEPRQEKPGKEISKFEEALNAIKRKNNVKSRDRYEKAVNGRDIISTDYGHLTYFDDGNEEEEEVLIDTATVDTTAAPVKVVKVYIPAASPPPVDTTSVDTVEAIPQIRNPFASVRLASSHEVRYIPAFIYGDQTIGRNSRVKLQLGETLSLDNHKINKGTIFFGRARLTNDAIYVSVNRIGRYDVSYDVYDNDYSHGILLENPKNGDTEQALTQSAYRSSNRGVADIPYDIARDVARAIVINKRRRQREVRLSDGDPVFLAKNQ, from the coding sequence ATGGATAGGGTAGAGCAAGTCGAACATCCGGAGCGATTTCAACAGGGTAAACCCCCTCTATGGAAGCGCGCCCAAACCTTTGTGGTAAATAATATATTTTGGATTCCAATTGTCGGGATCGTTGTAGGTGTGGTTGGCTTCTACATGCTGTACGGTTATTATAGTGGGAAGACGGTGCGATTGAATGTTGATCTGGGAGACTATGTTGAGCCCCGACAGGAAAAGCCAGGGAAAGAAATAAGTAAATTTGAAGAAGCTCTTAACGCAATTAAGCGAAAGAACAATGTCAAAAGCAGGGATCGCTACGAAAAAGCGGTGAACGGTCGGGATATCATATCAACTGATTATGGGCACCTTACTTATTTTGACGATGGAAATGAAGAAGAGGAAGAAGTTCTGATAGACACCGCAACAGTTGATACGACTGCCGCCCCGGTAAAAGTTGTCAAAGTGTATATACCTGCTGCTTCTCCGCCTCCCGTAGACACTACCTCCGTTGATACCGTTGAGGCTATCCCTCAAATTCGAAATCCGTTCGCATCTGTGAGGTTAGCTAGTAGCCATGAGGTACGATATATTCCAGCCTTTATCTACGGCGATCAGACCATTGGACGTAACTCTCGGGTTAAACTGCAATTGGGCGAAACGCTTAGTCTAGATAATCACAAAATTAATAAAGGAACTATCTTTTTTGGCCGGGCAAGATTGACTAACGATGCTATTTACGTATCGGTCAATCGGATTGGGCGTTATGATGTTTCCTACGATGTCTATGATAATGACTACAGTCACGGCATTCTGTTGGAAAACCCTAAAAACGGTGATACTGAGCAGGCCCTTACCCAGTCAGCGTATCGATCTTCTAACCGGGGAGTAGCTGACATTCCCTATGACATTGCTCGAGATGTAGCGCGAGCTATTGTAATTAATAAGCGCAGAAGACAACGTGAAGTTCGTCTCAGTGACGGTGATCCCGTGTTCTTGGCAAAAAATCAGTAA
- a CDS encoding PH domain-containing protein, producing MEKPTIIWKYKPHQGTNIGIFLSSFTLVTLPWVIWSYLKTRSTEYRIEGGKLYARTGIWPNKELEIYLFRIKSLQIKRSFANVLGLHTLTVLTENDLVPEIRIEGIVNLKETENIILHQIDLQKRSRDTTPADDP from the coding sequence ATGGAAAAGCCGACAATCATTTGGAAATATAAACCGCATCAGGGCACTAATATTGGCATATTTCTTTCTTCCTTCACCTTAGTGACTCTTCCTTGGGTAATTTGGTCCTACCTAAAAACCCGTTCTACTGAATACCGAATTGAAGGGGGAAAACTCTACGCCCGAACCGGTATATGGCCAAATAAAGAACTAGAAATTTACTTGTTTCGGATTAAGTCCCTTCAGATAAAACGTTCTTTTGCGAACGTACTCGGATTGCATACCCTAACGGTACTCACTGAAAATGACCTAGTTCCGGAAATTAGAATTGAGGGGATAGTTAACCTAAAAGAAACAGAAAATATTATATTGCATCAAATTGATCTTCAAAAAAGGTCTCGGGATACCACACCCGCTGATGATCCATAA
- a CDS encoding helicase associated domain-containing protein, producing MNSGSKNELCDLFERFYQKYHHAYVPNYPEFKRLYTLVTQARKHPHRLSEFEKHCLDRRNFDWKAGNRFSRWMFNYSALKQFFEEHGHSDLPEDYPINQRLGSWAYRQRGQKDKLSPQQVAMLDDLNFTWIDSVDGPRSPNLQRRWEGMYKRLSQYKAEHGHVLVPSTYSDTQLAQWVFRQRKFADRLSSEQVDRLESLGFVFDMQLQKDLTWEYNYQQLTQFYHEHGHSRVPQTYPNRRLADWVRSQRAQRVKLTKDKLDKLSKVDFAFNSNLKSLRDQQWMDNFRQVEAFYKEHGNLSITHDKRLYRWIYKQKAKRPKEEYRRVLLRQLDIHHEG from the coding sequence GTGAATTCAGGTAGTAAAAACGAGCTGTGTGACTTGTTTGAAAGGTTCTATCAAAAATACCATCATGCATACGTTCCAAACTACCCTGAATTCAAACGACTTTACACCTTAGTTACCCAGGCCCGCAAGCACCCTCATCGGCTTAGTGAGTTTGAAAAACATTGCTTGGATCGTCGGAATTTTGACTGGAAAGCCGGCAATCGCTTCAGCCGGTGGATGTTCAATTATTCTGCCCTAAAACAATTTTTTGAAGAGCACGGTCACTCTGATCTCCCTGAAGATTATCCCATCAACCAAAGGTTGGGCAGTTGGGCCTACCGTCAGCGAGGTCAAAAAGATAAGCTCAGTCCCCAGCAGGTGGCCATGCTAGATGATTTAAATTTTACCTGGATAGATTCTGTAGATGGGCCTCGGAGCCCGAACCTACAGCGGCGTTGGGAAGGCATGTACAAGCGGTTGAGCCAATATAAAGCAGAACACGGCCATGTGTTAGTTCCGAGTACGTATTCAGATACTCAGCTCGCTCAGTGGGTTTTCCGTCAACGGAAATTTGCTGATCGTCTCAGCAGTGAACAGGTTGATCGTCTTGAATCTTTGGGCTTTGTTTTTGACATGCAATTGCAAAAAGACTTGACGTGGGAGTATAACTACCAGCAACTTACTCAATTTTACCACGAACACGGACACAGTCGTGTTCCACAAACTTATCCTAACAGGCGTCTGGCTGATTGGGTCCGAAGCCAAAGAGCGCAAAGAGTTAAACTCACGAAGGATAAATTGGATAAGCTTAGCAAAGTTGACTTTGCTTTTAACAGCAATCTTAAAAGCTTAAGGGACCAACAGTGGATGGATAACTTTAGGCAAGTGGAAGCTTTCTACAAGGAGCACGGCAATCTTAGCATTACTCATGATAAAAGGCTATATCGGTGGATTTACAAACAGAAAGCTAAACGCCCAAAAGAGGAATACCGGCGTGTGCTTCTCCGTCAACTGGATATTCACCATGAGGGCTAA